A region from the Canis lupus dingo isolate Sandy chromosome 9, ASM325472v2, whole genome shotgun sequence genome encodes:
- the LOC118349964 gene encoding collagen alpha-1(I) chain-like, translating to MQEFRRVRRPGFRGFRGFRGSPRAGGPTGPRGKRSCLAQQPRRLPVRVYGLAQALENRRALGQAPLRSVTSLSGLTSAGGSPSPLSGVQASQTAHPLAVGELGFGNVGPAPRLLPPRHWLRGPGAGPSAQPPGWRQAPRAQFPGVGGGEAGASGRRLRGCSGQERPRPLPARSGLCLAFVESRFNISKGNENADGSFQINSHYWCNDDRSHSENICHEDCQDVLSLNLLSAISCAKKDCLWSRGYEELGSMEVALCRLATLLLDDRMFLGMRQDTGLP from the exons ATGCAGGAGTTCAGAAGAGTGCGAAGACCAGGGTTCCGGGGGTTCCGGGGGTTCCGGGGATCTCCGAGGGCCGGAGGTCCGACGGGCCCACGCGGGAAGCGGAGCTGCCTGGCCCAACAACCACGACGGTTGCcag TCCGTGTTTATGGGCTGGCACAAGCTCTGGAGAAc AGGCGGGCCTTGGGCCAAGCTCCTCTTAGGTCGGTGACCTCGCTTAGTGGCCTCACCTCTGCAGGCggatctccctctccccttagtGGAGTCCAAGCCTCCCAGACCGCTCACCCGCTGGCCGTTGGGGAACTCGGCTTCGGGAACGttggccccgccccgcggctccTCCCGCCCCGCCATTGGCtccgcgggccgggggcggggccgagcgccCAACCGCCGGGTTGGCGTCAGGCGCCTCGAGCGCAGTTTCCGGGCGTCGGTGGCGGAGAGGCCGGAGCGTCGGGTCGGAGGCTGAGAGGCTGCAGCGGCCAGGAGcgaccccgccccctccccgctcgCTCTG GGCTATGTCTGGCTTTTGTGGAAAGCAGATTCAACATATCGAAGGGAAATGAAAACGCAGACGGCAGCTTCCAGATCAACAGCCATTACTGGTGCAATGATGACAGGAGTCACTCAGAAAACATTTGCCACGAGGACTGTCAAG acGTACTGAGCCTCAATCTTCTCTCAGCCATCAGCTGTGCAAAAAAAGATTGTCTCTGGAGCAGGGGGTATGAAGAACTG GGTAGCATGGAGGTTGCACTGTGCAGGCTGGCCACTCTCCTACTGGATGACAGGATGTTTCTCGGGATGAGACAGGACACAGGGCTGCCGTAG